Below is a genomic region from Nitrosopumilus sp. b3.
TGAACACCTCGTCACCCTGTGGCAAATTTCCTATATTTCCTTTAATTGTTATCTCATCTCCATTTAGAACAGTTGATGAAAGAAGTAGTGCAAGACTTGAAAAATCAATTGGGACAGTAAATGTTGTCTCTTTGTATTTTTGTGGTGTAATGTTATATCTTTTGTATGGAATTAATGTTTGAACAACTACCCCAAACTTTCTCATTGTAGCTATTGTTGCATCAAGATATGGTTTTGATACTAGATTCCCTTCAATTGTAAGATTAATCCCTTTTTCTGTTAGTGGTGCACTGATTAATAATGCTGAAATAAATTGACTAGAAAAATTCCCTGGAATCTTTACATCTCCTCCCGAAATCTTTCCTTTGATTTTGATTGGTGGTTTTCCATCAGTTGAACTACATTGTGCACCAATACTTGATAATGCATCAAGTAATGGCTGCATCGGTCTTTTTTGCAAACTAGAATCTCCTGTTAATGTTATCTCTTCTGTAAATAGACTGGCAATCCCCGATGCAATTCGAATAGTTGTTCCTGAATTTTCGGTATTGATTTCAGGCACAATTTTATCAAATTTTATGGGATTTTTTACCATTATTGATGAATTCCCAATTTCCATTTCTGCCCCAAATTTCTTACATGCTTCTATGGTTGCAGCAGTATCTGCTGAACGTAAAATATTCTCCACTTTACTATTATTTCCAGCAAGTGATGCAAGAAAGATAGCTCTATGGGTATAACTCTTGTTTGCAGGACAAATTATTTGCCCCGAAATTTTTGACTTTTCAACCTTACACTTCATGAACTTCAGCCTTTTTGTTATTCACTTTAGAAACAATCACTCTTCCTTCCAGAGCAGAGAATATTTTTTTAATATTTGATTCATTTTCCTTTTTTACAACAGCTGCAATTGCAGGACCATTTCCTGAAACTGAAGCTGCAATTGCCCCTTTTTCAATCAAACTTGTAATGATTTTAGGATCAGAATTAAGAATTGAAGCTGTTGCTAAACCGTTGATTATCATTGCTTCCCAATAATTTGATTTTCTTGCCAATTCCCAAGCATTTTCAAAAACTGTTGATAGCACTTTGAGATTTTTCAAATTACCTCGTTTTCTATTTTTTGGAATAAATATCACTGCAATCAAATTTGTAGGCCCTTTTTCAAAATGTATTCTTTTTTTCTTTGCATTATCCGTGACATTAAATCCTCCATAGTAGCATGAGCAAGCATCATCATATGCTCCAGTAATGCTGACTTTGGATTCAATTGATGCATCAACTCCTGCAAGCAAAATCTGTTGATCCGTAAATTTACGTTTGAATAACTTTGCACATGCAAGTGCAACTGCAGATGAAATTGCACTTGAACTCTTTAGTCCATATCCTGTTGGGATTTCTGAATCTAGTCTAACTGAAATTTTATTTTGCTCTAAATCCTTCTTTGAGACTATCTTCTCAATTGTTTTGTTGATTAATCTGGAACTGAGAGTTTTATTATCTGATTCTATGATAATTCCTTTACCTGGACTTGTCTCAATTGTTGCCTCTACTGTTAACTCTATTCCTAAAGTTGCACCTTTTTGATTTGCAATCGCGTTGACTAGTGATATTGCTCCATGGACTGTAGCCTTTGCTTTTGCCATCAAAATCCTCCTAACAATGCTTTTTTCATGGCATTATAAGGTGCTTCCATCTCATTCCATATCTCAAAGGCTCTAACGGCTTGACCTAGTAACATTTCATAACCAAAAATTATTACTGCATTTTTTGCCTTTGCTTTTTTTATAAAATCTGTATTCATTGGCATGTATACGATATCATAAACTATTGTTTTATCGCTGATGCCCTCTAGAGAAATTGGACTCTGCTCATTTTTTAGTCCCACTGAAGTTGCATTTACTATGATGTCGTAATCTTTTGCGGATTCCTTGACATCTTGAATCTTTATTGCATTTGCATCAAGCCCTATCTTCTTTGCAAATTCTGATAGATTGATTGCGTTTTGTAAAGTTCTGTTTGCAATTGTAATGGATTTGGCTTTTTCTTTTGCAAATCCTGCAACTATTGCTCTTGCTGCACCTCCTGCACCCAGAAGAAGAACTTTTTTGTTTTCTATGATTAACTTTTTTTTCTTAAATGGCTCTAGAAAACCATCCATGTCTGTATTGTAACCTTTTAGAACTCCGTCTTTGTTTGTAACAGTATTTACTGCTCCAATCAAACTACAAGATTCATCCATTTTATCGAGATACTTCATCATCTCTACTTTGTGGGGAATGGTGACATTGAATCCATCAATCTTTATTTTTTTGAGCCCCTCAATGCCTACTTCTAATTCATCAGTTGGAATTCTATATGCAATGTATGATGAATCTAAATTTAATTCTCTAAATGCGGCGCTATGGATATTTGGAGATAATGAATGATCAATTGGATCTCCTATTACTGCAAATGATTTTCCCATCTTATTTTTCTCACTTGTATGATTGATTTAAACTCTCAATTGATAATTATTTTAGATTCGTAATTTTTTTTACCTCATCTACACTAAATTGACCTGGTGCTACTGCTTTTCCTAAAGAGACGTACGTGTATGGGCTGCCCAAATATAGGCACAAAATCCTTGAAATTCTTCCCATGTCTCCCATTGCAAATGATATCAAATTATTTTTCCCTTTTTTACTATACAACTCTAGCATTCTAGTTGCATCATCTGTTGAATTTGCTGTACTTACAATTTTGACATGCTTTGAAAACTTGTACATTTGATCAATTCTCTTTTTTAACTCTGAAGATTTTGGAGTTTTTTTAAAGTCATGCCATGAAACAAGTAGTTTTGTTTTTGTTGATTTGAGATATTTTGCCAACCCTGAATTTTTTCTTAATGTATTATACTCCACATCTAACAAAAATGGATTATATTCTGCAATAAGTTTGAGAATTGCAATTCTTTCTTTTTCATTTCCAGAAAATTTTCCTCCTTCTGTTTTTGGTCTAAGTGTACATACAATTCTACTCAAGTCTTTTTTGATTAATTCTAATGATTCTGGTATTTGCTCAATTTTTAAAAAATCTAATCTCACTTCAACAAAATCTGACTTTTTTAGTGCAATTTTTAATGTCTGTTTAATTTTATTTGGTGTTTTTTCTGCAATTGACACACAAGTTTTGTATTTCATTTTTCTAGAATATATTCATCGGATACTTCCATTCCAAAGTGTCTGCCAGTTGCAGGCTTTGAATGCACCATAACGGTATCTCCTTTTTTAAGATGTGTTACTGAGACTAGTTGCCCGTTTGGTTTTACAAATCTAATTGTTTCAGCATCTTGAGCTATTATTCCTCCTATTTCTCCCCCTGCAGAAGCTTTGATCATCAACATTGGTCTTCTTTCTATTTTGGATCTTCCTACAGTTGCTCTTCTTGCTTTTCCTTTTGAATTTAGAATTAAAACTTCAGAACCTGTCTCGACTTCTGAAAGATAGTTTGTTGTTCCATCAGGTGATAATGTGTAACAGTGAACTGCACCTGCGTTTACTCTAAATGGTCTGGGGGATGTAAATGATGATCCTACTGATTCATTATGGACAAGAAACAAAAAGTTTGATCTGCTTCCGATTAACATGCCTTCCCCTTTGTGAAGCATTGATGCAGTATCTACACAAACTCGTTCACCATCTCCTACCTCTTTGATCTCAATAATTTTTGCAGGCTCCATATCAAAACTTCTTGTTCCTAGGTATAGCATTGCTTCTCTTACTTCATTAATTGAATCTGTATTGAAAATTACTCCGTCTACACCAACTTCTAAAATTGAGAACATTTTTCTTACTTCCTCAGGAGTTTTTGCAATTGCAAAAATTTGTGTGTGAATTTTGTGGAGTTTTGCTATGATGTTTTCTAAAGGAATTATTTTCCAATCTTTTACCTCTACAATGACAAAGTCCAACCCCTTCTTTGCAACAGTTAGAATATGTTCAATGTCTGAATTTGATAATACTTGAAACTTCATTCCCACTTTCTTGCCTTTTGGTTTTACTGCCCCTTCTTTTTCAAGAACTACAAAGTTTGATGAGCTAGATGGATAAACTGTTTTAATTTTTGTTTTTTTCTTTCCTAATTTCTTTGGGTCAATATACAACATTTTGATTCCTTCAGATTCTAACTGTGGGAGGAACTTAGCTAACTGTGTTTGTGAGACTTTGGGTGAAATAATTAATTCTCTATTTTTACTCAATTTTCTTCATTGCTTCCTTTGCAGTTACTTTTCTAAAAATTATGTCAGCTAATGCTTCTACTATTTTTTCAGGTGCTTTATGTGCAAAGATGTTTCTGCCATATGTGACTCCTTTAGCTCCTGCAGTCATGGCATCTTCAGTCATTTGAAGAATATCTAAATCTGTTTTTGCTTTTGGCCCACCTGCAATTACAATTGGTACTGGAGTACTTTTTACAATTTTTGCAAATGAGTCAATATCGCCAGTGTATAGTGTCTTTACGATGTCTGCACCACATTCTGCTCCAATTCTTGCAACATGTCCTACAATTTCAGGATCATGTGGGTCTTTGATATTTTCTCCTCTTGGATACATCATTGCTAAAAGTGGCATTCCCCATTTATGACATTGATCTGCAGTCATTCCTAACTGTTCTAACATCTCTGGCTCTTCTTTACCTCCAATGTTGATATGTAGTGAAACTCCATCAGCCCCCATTGCAACTGCCTCCTTTACAGTTCCAGTAAGCATTTTTCGGTTTGGTGATAATGACAATGATGTGCTGCTAGAAAAATGAACTAAAACTCCAACTTTGGTTGGTTTTGGTAATGCTTTGAGAATTCCTTTGTTAATAATTACACTAGTAAGTCCATGCCCCTCACATTTGTAAATTGTAGATACTGGATCTTCAAGACCCTCAATTGGTCCATTTGAAATTCCATGATCCATTGGAATACATAACATTCTTCCTTTTCGAAGAATTCTGTTTAATCTGATTTGATTGCCTGATACCATGCGTTGATCTGCTTTTTGTGCCCTACTTAAAAATAACGTGACTCATAAATCTGGTATTTTTTTTGAATTGAGCACAAATCCCTCATTAGGTGTATTCATTATTTCTATCAAGGATTAAATAGAAAATGGAAAGGATACACAACAATTGAGTCAGACTACTGAACAAATTCAAAAAAGTGATATTAAAGATATTTTAGAAAATTCTCTAAACGGTCAACGCCCTGGACCTGAGGACTGTTTGAGACTCTTAGAGTCTGATGATGTTCATTTGATGGGTCTTACTGCTGGCCACCTCACAAGAAAACAATTTGGCAAAAAGGCCTCTTTTGTAAATAATATAATTTTGAATTACACTAATGTCTGTATTACTGATTGTAAATTTTGTGCATTTTATAGATCACCGGGGGCTGAAGATTCGTACACTCTAACACTTGACGAAATTGAAACCAGAGTCAAAACTTCTTTTGATATGTTTAAGATCCGCCAAGTTTTGATTCAGGGTGGCCATAATCCGAATTTGAAGATTGAATATTATGAAGATGCATTTCGAATGATTAGAGAGAAATTCCCAACAGTTGGCGTTCATGGATTATCTACATCTGAAATTGACATGATTGCAAGAGTTGAAAAATCCTCTACTAAAGAAATCTTGTCTAGACTAAAAGATGCGGGATTACAATCAATCCCAGGAGCTGGTGCTGAAATCTTAACTGATTCAGTTAAAGAAATCATCAGTCCAAAGAAAATTTCCAGTGATGATTGGATTAGAATCATGGATGAGGCACACTCACTTGGAATTCCAGCTTCAGCTACAATGATGTATGGACATGTAGAAAACAAAAGCGACATTGTTGAGCACTTTTACAAAATTGTAAAACTACAAGAAAAAACTAATGGCTTTATGGCATTTATTCCATGGAATTTTGAGCCAAATAATACTTTGATGCACGAAGAAGGTCTTGTAGAATATGGTACTGGTGGAATTCAACTCTTGAAAATGATTGCAATCTCAAGACTCGTGCTTGATGGATTAATTCCCCACATTCAATCTTCATGGCTAACAAATGGAGTTGGTATGGCACAACTTGCATTGCAATATGGTGCTGATGACTTTGGTGGTACACTAATTGGAGAAGAAGTAGTTTCATGCACTGGTGCACGCTCAACTGAGCTTACTGATAAAATAATCATGGATGCAATACATCAAATTGGTTACGAAGTTGAAGAGCGAGATAATTTCTACAATCCTGTGACACTATAGCCCGTAATCAGACCATTTGGAATCTACTAGATCTTTTGTCTTTTCATCAACTTTAACTGGTTGTTGAATCTCTCTTTCATACCCTTCTTCTTTGGTTTTCTGTGTTGCATCAATCCCCATCTTTGATCCTAGATTGACAAGAGGTGATGCTGGATCTAGAGTATCAGTTGGTGTGTTGTTGATAATTGTTGTATCTCTTGCAGCATCTGCTCTTGTAGTAATTGCCCAAATCACATCATTGATATCATGAACGTTAATGTCCTCATCTACTACAACGAACATCTTTGTTAGTGACAACTGCCCCATTCCCCATAATCCCATCATCACTTTCTTTGCTTGGCCTGGGTATCTCTTTTTGATTGAAATAATTGCAAATCCTTGGAACCAGCCAGCTGCAGGCATGCTAAAGTCTACAACTTCTGGATGGAACATTTGTATCAAAGGTAAAAATGATCTTTCGATTACTTTGCCAATATATGCATCCTCTAGAATTGGTTTGCCCACCACTGTTGTAACATAAATTGGATTTTTTCTTCTCATAATTCCAGTTAGTGTAAATGTTGGATATGGTTCAACTGGTGTGTAGTATCCTGTATGATCACCAAATGGTCCTTCATCTCTAATGTCTGCAGGATCAACGTATCCTTCTAAAACAATCTCTGCATTTGCTGGAACATCTAGATCAATTGTTTTACATTTTACAGTTTTGATACCTTCCTTTCTTGTAATTCCTGCAAACAGATACTTGTCAAGTCCTTCTGGAACTGGTGCAATGGATGAAAATATTGTTGCAGGATCTCCTCCAAAAATAATTGCCACTGGAATTTTTTCTCCTTTTTCTTTTGAAATTTCTCCGTGATTAGCTCCTCGTTTATGTTTCTGCCAGTGCATTGATGCATGAGTTTTATCAATAACTTGCATTCTGTAAACACCCAAATTTCTTACACCTGTTTCTGGATGCTTTGTTGCAACTAATCCCAAAGTGATGAATCTTCCTGCATCATTTGGCCATGATTTTAAAATTGGTAAATCATCAAAAGATGCATCACTTGATGTTATCTCTGTTACTGGACCGCTAGATTCTGTTTTGGGAAATGATGATGTCATCTTTGATAGTTCTGGAAGTTTTTTTATTTTGTTTAGTAATCCTGATGGAATATCCATCTTTGTCATGTCTGCAATTCTTTTACCAATTTCAGTAAAGTCTGTCATCTCTAGTCCAATCTCCAATCTTTTCATTGAACCAAACGCATTACCCAATACTGGCATCTCAAAACCCTTTACATTTTCAAAAAGAACTGCAGGACCATTGGCATACATTTCCCTTCTTAGAATTTCTGCAATCTCTAAATCTGCATCAACTTGAGTTTTTATTCTCTTTAATTCTCCATTCTTTTCTAGTTCTGATATGAACTCATGAATGTCCTCTATTGCCACAATTACTTTGATCCTAGTTCAAGTATAAGCTTAACTGGATTCATCTTATTTTTCTTAAAGTCATCATGCGAATTCTAATTCATTCTGCAAATCTTCATAATGGTTTTTGAGAAAAACACTATGGTGCGTTTTGATAATTTCAAGTTCAAAAATTCTATGTAATTTTTAATGATTACATTGGTGGAAGTTCATTCTTTTTGTCATGACCGCCAGAACCGAATTTACAGTAAAAGCATAATTCTGATTCCATGTACTTTAGTTGCTCAACTTGAATTGCTCCAAGTTTTAGAGCAATCTTTGTTAGAATTTTGTACTTTAGTGGCATTGCAGGAATTACCTCTTCCATGTAGACTTTGTAATGATCGGGGCAAAACTTGAGTGTGACTTTTGATGGCTCTTTACCTTTCTCGTTTACTTGTTTTGTAAAGTTAATCTGCTCTCGAATGTATTCGTGCTTTGGGCATGGACAATCTTTGCCTCCAGGATGTTTGTATGCTGGAATATTCTTCCAATCAAACTCAGGAAATTCTTTCTCAAAATCGTCCATTAGATCAACTATGCTTTCAGTGCATATAAAACTTGATCAAAATTGGTTGAGGTAATCAACCCAAATGTACATAAACCCCAGTTAGTTCATCAAAATTATGGCAGCTGCTAAAAAGCAAACAAAGCAAGATCTTGAAAAAAAGATTGCCGAATTAGAAGCAAAACTAACTAAATTATCGACGCAACTTGAAGCAAAACCTGCTCCAAAACCAGCTGAGACAAAGCCAGCAGAAGTAAAACCTGCTGAAGTTAAGCCAGCTGAGACAAAACCAGCTCCAGCAAAACCAGCTGAAAGACCTGCTGCAACAAGCACAAACACAAGCACCTCCACCAGAAGCACCAAAACCAGCTAAAGGAACACTTCCAAAAGGTTTCTAATTCAATTACATCCTTTATTTTCTATTTTTAATAGTAATATTCTTCTTTGATCATTTTCTATATTGTACATGCCTCCAAAAATTGTCTGTCCTAACTGCCAACAAAATGAATGGCTTGAAAATGAAGAATTGAATTATTTGCCAAGAGTTACCAAGATGGAAGATGGAAAATATGTCGCCGATACCGAAAATGGGATTCATGTTAAACTATGGAGATGCAATAACTGCATGTATGTCATGCATTTTTGGGAGCCTGATTGATACTCGTAACGATCTTCAGAACTTTCTACCTCAAAACCATTGAAATTTTTACAAATTATTCTATGTTTTTCCTAATTTCTTTTATGAAAAATAAGTCCGTGATCAAAATGTAAATAAACAATGCACTATTTACTGAAAGGAATGGCAGCGAAACGTAAGGCAAATACAAAAAAAGATCTAGAAGAGAAAATCGCAGAACTTGAAGCAAAACTAACTAAATTATCGACGCAACTTGAAGCAAAACCTGCTCCAAAACCAGCTGAGACAAAGCCAGCTCCAGCAAAACCTGCTGAAGTTAAGCCAGCTGAGACAAAACCATCTCCAGCAAAACCAGCTGAAAGACCTGCTGCAACAACCAAACCTAAAGGTGTTCTACCAAAGGGCATGGAAGCAAAACCAGCAGAATCTCCTAAACCACAGGATGCACCAAAACCAGCTGAAACAACATCACAACCTCCAGCAACAGTACAAGAGGCTTTAGAGAATGCATACTATACTGCTCCAATGACATCATTTCATGATTACAGAGCAAAAGTAACAGGCTATTCTCCAGCACCTAACAGATACTTTGTTAGACTACATGCTCCTGTTGGAACAGTTCCGACAAGAAACTGGAATGATCAAAAAGCAACAGTTACTGGTTATACAGCACCATCAAACCAATACTTTGCAACAAGACAAAGAATGGCATTCCATCCAGCTGACAAAAGATTTGGATCATTTAGTGGCGTTAATTTGAGTGTTGAAGGCGTTGAGGCAAAAGCACAAACACAAGCACCTCCACCAGAAGCACCAAAACCAGCTAAAGGAACACTTCCAAAAGGAATGGGGCAAACACAACAAACACCTCCACCACAACAAACCAGCTCTGGTGGAAATGACAGCAAATCACGACAAGAACAACTCGAAGAATATGAACAAGATTACTTGAAAAGAATGGAACAAGAAAGAATTGATCAAGAGAAAGCTTATCAAGAATCACTTGCAGCTGAAGCAAGAGCCGCAGCTGAGGCAAGATCTGCATCTAGTAAAAAAGGAGGTGCATTACCAAAAGGGTTTGAAGCAAAACCAGAACCTGAAGCACCAAAATCATCTAGAGGCACACTTCCAAAAGGTTTCTGATCTTTCTACAACTTTTTCTTTTACTTTATTTTTAATTTAGAAAATCGTCTAAAACTTGTTTTGAATGCCCATCTGGTTTTACTTTGGGATAAATTTTGAAAATCTTTCCTTTTTCATCTACAAGAAAAGTGCTTCTTGCAACGCCCATGTACTCTCTTCCCATGAATTTCTTTTTGCCCCAAACTCCAAACATCTTTGAGACTTTTTTATCCACATCAGCTAATAGTGGGTATTTTATCCCCATTTTATCACAGAATTTTTTATGCGAGTCTACGTCATCTGGACTAATTCCAATAATTTCAATTCCTGCCTTTTGGAATTTTTTATAATCTTTTGAAAATTCATCGGCTTCAGTAGTGCATCCTGGAGTGAAATCTTTTGGGTAAAAGTAAATGGCGTGTTTTTTCCCTTTGAAATCTGAAGATTTTACTTTGTTCCCATTTGCATCATTAACCTCAAATTTTGGTACAGGGTCTCCTTCAGAAATCATACATTCTCAAATGAATTTACCCATAATTAATTACTTTTTGAGGAGATGAGATCAAGGATCATCTCCGAATGTTTTATATGGTAACTCAAATGGCTTTTGCTTGATGGTTAGTCCCAGAAGTTGGCTTGCAGAAGCAATTGCTACATTTGCCTTAGTGTTCTTTGGACCTTTGTCTGTAATTTTAGCTGCAGCAGTTTTTGGAGAAGGATTGACCATAGAAGGTATTATTATGATATCCTTAGGCCACGGAGCTGCTATTGCATTTATGGTCTATGCATTTGGACATATTTCTGGTGCTCACATTAATCCTGCAGTAACTATTCCAATGATGATTACAAAGAAAATTGGAATTGCAGATGGAATTGGATATATTGTATTTCAAATAATTGGTGCAATTGTTGCAACTGGTACACTTGTTACACTATTTCCTGAAATCGGAAAACCTGTTTTCTGGGGTGCACATGGCGGTCCAAGTGAGATACTTGGAGGTAGCATGATGTCTGGATTGATAGTTGAGATAATTTTGACTTTCTTCTTGGTTACTGTAATCTTTATGACTGCAGTTCACAAGAAAGCACCAAAGAGTGTTTATGGTGCAGTTATTGGTGGGATGATTTTCTTACTTCATTTGGTAGGTGTTCCTTTAACTGGAGCATCAATGAATCCTGCAAGATCCTTGTCCCCAACATTGTTTTCAGGTGATGCTGGACTATGGGAAGTTCAATGGTTATACTGGGTAGGTCCAATTATCGGTGGAATCATTGCTGGCCTGATTATGAATTACATCTATGTCAACAAGGCAGAGAAAGAAGCATAATACCAACATTTTTAAAAATTTGAAATTATTTTTCTTACATGTC
It encodes:
- a CDS encoding shikimate kinase, with the protein product MAKAKATVHGAISLVNAIANQKGATLGIELTVEATIETSPGKGIIIESDNKTLSSRLINKTIEKIVSKKDLEQNKISVRLDSEIPTGYGLKSSSAISSAVALACAKLFKRKFTDQQILLAGVDASIESKVSITGAYDDACSCYYGGFNVTDNAKKKRIHFEKGPTNLIAVIFIPKNRKRGNLKNLKVLSTVFENAWELARKSNYWEAMIINGLATASILNSDPKIITSLIEKGAIAASVSGNGPAIAAVVKKENESNIKKIFSALEGRVIVSKVNNKKAEVHEV
- the aroD gene encoding type I 3-dehydroquinate dehydratase: MKYKTCVSIAEKTPNKIKQTLKIALKKSDFVEVRLDFLKIEQIPESLELIKKDLSRIVCTLRPKTEGGKFSGNEKERIAILKLIAEYNPFLLDVEYNTLRKNSGLAKYLKSTKTKLLVSWHDFKKTPKSSELKKRIDQMYKFSKHVKIVSTANSTDDATRMLELYSKKGKNNLISFAMGDMGRISRILCLYLGSPYTYVSLGKAVAPGQFSVDEVKKITNLK
- a CDS encoding menaquinone biosynthesis decarboxylase translates to MAIEDIHEFISELEKNGELKRIKTQVDADLEIAEILRREMYANGPAVLFENVKGFEMPVLGNAFGSMKRLEIGLEMTDFTEIGKRIADMTKMDIPSGLLNKIKKLPELSKMTSSFPKTESSGPVTEITSSDASFDDLPILKSWPNDAGRFITLGLVATKHPETGVRNLGVYRMQVIDKTHASMHWQKHKRGANHGEISKEKGEKIPVAIIFGGDPATIFSSIAPVPEGLDKYLFAGITRKEGIKTVKCKTIDLDVPANAEIVLEGYVDPADIRDEGPFGDHTGYYTPVEPYPTFTLTGIMRRKNPIYVTTVVGKPILEDAYIGKVIERSFLPLIQMFHPEVVDFSMPAAGWFQGFAIISIKKRYPGQAKKVMMGLWGMGQLSLTKMFVVVDEDINVHDINDVIWAITTRADAARDTTIINNTPTDTLDPASPLVNLGSKMGIDATQKTKEEGYEREIQQPVKVDEKTKDLVDSKWSDYGL
- the aroE gene encoding shikimate dehydrogenase, translating into MGKSFAVIGDPIDHSLSPNIHSAAFRELNLDSSYIAYRIPTDELEVGIEGLKKIKIDGFNVTIPHKVEMMKYLDKMDESCSLIGAVNTVTNKDGVLKGYNTDMDGFLEPFKKKKLIIENKKVLLLGAGGAARAIVAGFAKEKAKSITIANRTLQNAINLSEFAKKIGLDANAIKIQDVKESAKDYDIIVNATSVGLKNEQSPISLEGISDKTIVYDIVYMPMNTDFIKKAKAKNAVIIFGYEMLLGQAVRAFEIWNEMEAPYNAMKKALLGGF
- a CDS encoding aquaporin — its product is MVSPRSWLAEAIATFALVFFGPLSVILAAAVFGEGLTIEGIIMISLGHGAAIAFMVYAFGHISGAHINPAVTIPMMITKKIGIADGIGYIVFQIIGAIVATGTLVTLFPEIGKPVFWGAHGGPSEILGGSMMSGLIVEIILTFFLVTVIFMTAVHKKAPKSVYGAVIGGMIFLLHLVGVPLTGASMNPARSLSPTLFSGDAGLWEVQWLYWVGPIIGGIIAGLIMNYIYVNKAEKEA
- a CDS encoding trans-sialidase, whose amino-acid sequence is MAAKRKANTKKDLEEKIAELEAKLTKLSTQLEAKPAPKPAETKPAPAKPAEVKPAETKPSPAKPAERPAATTKPKGVLPKGMEAKPAESPKPQDAPKPAETTSQPPATVQEALENAYYTAPMTSFHDYRAKVTGYSPAPNRYFVRLHAPVGTVPTRNWNDQKATVTGYTAPSNQYFATRQRMAFHPADKRFGSFSGVNLSVEGVEAKAQTQAPPPEAPKPAKGTLPKGMGQTQQTPPPQQTSSGGNDSKSRQEQLEEYEQDYLKRMEQERIDQEKAYQESLAAEARAAAEARSASSKKGGALPKGFEAKPEPEAPKSSRGTLPKGF
- the mqnC gene encoding cyclic dehypoxanthinyl futalosine synthase; amino-acid sequence: MSQTTEQIQKSDIKDILENSLNGQRPGPEDCLRLLESDDVHLMGLTAGHLTRKQFGKKASFVNNIILNYTNVCITDCKFCAFYRSPGAEDSYTLTLDEIETRVKTSFDMFKIRQVLIQGGHNPNLKIEYYEDAFRMIREKFPTVGVHGLSTSEIDMIARVEKSSTKEILSRLKDAGLQSIPGAGAEILTDSVKEIISPKKISSDDWIRIMDEAHSLGIPASATMMYGHVENKSDIVEHFYKIVKLQEKTNGFMAFIPWNFEPNNTLMHEEGLVEYGTGGIQLLKMIAISRLVLDGLIPHIQSSWLTNGVGMAQLALQYGADDFGGTLIGEEVVSCTGARSTELTDKIIMDAIHQIGYEVEERDNFYNPVTL
- the bcp gene encoding thioredoxin-dependent thiol peroxidase yields the protein MISEGDPVPKFEVNDANGNKVKSSDFKGKKHAIYFYPKDFTPGCTTEADEFSKDYKKFQKAGIEIIGISPDDVDSHKKFCDKMGIKYPLLADVDKKVSKMFGVWGKKKFMGREYMGVARSTFLVDEKGKIFKIYPKVKPDGHSKQVLDDFLN
- a CDS encoding 2-amino-3,7-dideoxy-D-threo-hept-6-ulosonate synthase, with product MVSGNQIRLNRILRKGRMLCIPMDHGISNGPIEGLEDPVSTIYKCEGHGLTSVIINKGILKALPKPTKVGVLVHFSSSTSLSLSPNRKMLTGTVKEAVAMGADGVSLHINIGGKEEPEMLEQLGMTADQCHKWGMPLLAMMYPRGENIKDPHDPEIVGHVARIGAECGADIVKTLYTGDIDSFAKIVKSTPVPIVIAGGPKAKTDLDILQMTEDAMTAGAKGVTYGRNIFAHKAPEKIVEALADIIFRKVTAKEAMKKIE
- the aroA gene encoding 3-phosphoshikimate 1-carboxyvinyltransferase, translated to MKCKVEKSKISGQIICPANKSYTHRAIFLASLAGNNSKVENILRSADTAATIEACKKFGAEMEIGNSSIMVKNPIKFDKIVPEINTENSGTTIRIASGIASLFTEEITLTGDSSLQKRPMQPLLDALSSIGAQCSSTDGKPPIKIKGKISGGDVKIPGNFSSQFISALLISAPLTEKGINLTIEGNLVSKPYLDATIATMRKFGVVVQTLIPYKRYNITPQKYKETTFTVPIDFSSLALLLSSTVLNGDEITIKGNIGNLPQGDEVFIDILEQLGVSVMINEEEIKIKSPEKLTGGKFDLSNSPDLLPPLAILALKSSAPIEIVNVKHARLKETDRIAIIARELVKLGIKIQEKDDGLILESSENLKGAVLNSENDHRLFMSFCIAGMYIGNCTISDPESVDVSFPNFIEEMNRLGGKIQVN
- a CDS encoding 3-dehydroquinate synthase II, with product MSKNRELIISPKVSQTQLAKFLPQLESEGIKMLYIDPKKLGKKKTKIKTVYPSSSSNFVVLEKEGAVKPKGKKVGMKFQVLSNSDIEHILTVAKKGLDFVIVEVKDWKIIPLENIIAKLHKIHTQIFAIAKTPEEVRKMFSILEVGVDGVIFNTDSINEVREAMLYLGTRSFDMEPAKIIEIKEVGDGERVCVDTASMLHKGEGMLIGSRSNFLFLVHNESVGSSFTSPRPFRVNAGAVHCYTLSPDGTTNYLSEVETGSEVLILNSKGKARRATVGRSKIERRPMLMIKASAGGEIGGIIAQDAETIRFVKPNGQLVSVTHLKKGDTVMVHSKPATGRHFGMEVSDEYILEK